Proteins found in one Alicyclobacillus cycloheptanicus genomic segment:
- a CDS encoding aldehyde dehydrogenase family protein, with product MLDGAAETTFVDLQDAFVRTGFERELLCVRGQLGQACPLEIGGERILTAQRLLARNPSANEEVVAEVSMGDARLLVRGLDAAKAAAANWKRQSFTDRARYLLRAAAFLRQRQTMLSAWICLGTGMTWAESTQETRRAVASLEACGQRALRLGEGVTVTYLGTDDHEQRYIPLGVGVVLADDRQSFAQTVAQAAAAMAAGNTVVLIPAVQTAVTASKWLEVMRLAGLPDGVLNLVPAASLHDAAAVAKSHAKFVLPQGSSWKDTVVVDEQAAVEEAAQQIVRAAFGWAGQAPGACARVIAHEAVYEDLTDRLVELTQQLVVGDAADARTQMGPLVGDAAREAAAVHLAACARQGRLLYGGRSVGAQGWFMEPAIVGDLDANAQPVASDVQGPVLLLTEAPDFAAAVAMANQAGNGQVASVFSDERSHLEDAMERLDALHLFVNQTCSQQMAQAWTESAWGGPDMRTLMRRRAVWERLAEKR from the coding sequence ATGCTCGATGGCGCAGCCGAGACGACGTTCGTCGATTTGCAAGACGCGTTCGTGAGAACAGGGTTTGAACGCGAGCTCCTTTGCGTGCGCGGGCAGCTTGGACAAGCCTGCCCGCTGGAAATTGGCGGGGAGCGCATTCTCACAGCGCAGCGCCTGCTCGCGCGGAATCCCTCTGCGAACGAAGAGGTGGTTGCGGAAGTGTCGATGGGCGACGCGCGTCTGCTGGTCCGCGGCCTCGACGCAGCGAAGGCTGCGGCTGCGAACTGGAAGCGCCAATCGTTCACCGACCGGGCACGGTACCTGCTGCGCGCGGCCGCCTTCCTGCGGCAGCGGCAAACGATGCTGTCCGCCTGGATTTGTTTGGGGACGGGGATGACGTGGGCGGAGTCCACGCAGGAAACGCGCCGTGCCGTCGCGTCTCTTGAAGCCTGCGGACAACGCGCGCTCCGTCTGGGCGAGGGTGTGACCGTGACGTACCTTGGGACGGACGATCACGAGCAACGATACATCCCGCTCGGTGTGGGTGTCGTCCTCGCAGATGACCGTCAGTCCTTCGCACAGACGGTCGCACAGGCTGCTGCGGCGATGGCCGCCGGCAACACGGTTGTGCTGATTCCCGCTGTGCAGACGGCTGTGACGGCCAGCAAATGGCTGGAGGTGATGCGTTTGGCTGGGCTGCCGGACGGTGTGCTCAACTTGGTTCCCGCGGCTTCGCTGCATGACGCGGCGGCCGTGGCGAAATCGCACGCGAAGTTCGTACTGCCCCAAGGTTCATCGTGGAAGGATACGGTGGTGGTGGACGAGCAGGCGGCCGTGGAGGAAGCGGCTCAGCAGATTGTACGTGCGGCGTTCGGCTGGGCGGGACAGGCGCCGGGGGCATGCGCCAGGGTCATCGCGCACGAAGCCGTGTACGAAGACCTGACAGACCGTCTGGTCGAATTGACGCAGCAACTGGTGGTTGGCGATGCAGCGGATGCGCGCACGCAGATGGGGCCGCTGGTGGGTGACGCCGCGCGCGAGGCGGCAGCGGTGCACCTCGCGGCGTGTGCACGACAGGGTCGGCTGTTGTACGGCGGACGTTCCGTCGGCGCACAGGGGTGGTTCATGGAACCCGCAATTGTTGGCGATCTCGATGCAAATGCGCAGCCCGTGGCATCGGATGTGCAGGGGCCAGTGCTGCTGCTGACGGAGGCACCGGATTTTGCGGCCGCCGTTGCGATGGCGAACCAGGCGGGCAACGGGCAGGTGGCCTCCGTGTTCAGTGATGAGCGCAGCCATCTGGAGGATGCGATGGAACGGCTGGATGCGCTGCACTTGTTCGTGAACCAAACCTGCAGCCAGCAGATGGCACAGGCGTGGACGGAGTCGGCGTGGGGCGGACCGGACATGCGAACGCTGATGCGCCGCAGAGCAGTTTGGGAGAGGTTGGCGGAGAAACGGTAA
- a CDS encoding glycosyltransferase, whose amino-acid sequence MHLGIVIPTFNERENVQTITARIADALRGRDLTYEIWFIDDSRDDTPQVLEALSAAHPEVHYVHRKDARGLATAVVEGFARTSAEYLVVMDADLQHPPELLPVIAERLAEGIDIVIPSRFVPGGSDGGLNTFRKLVSWTARTMGRVAIRRLRHISDCTGGYFGLRRSVLAGADLSPIGWKILMEILVKGRYQTVHEVPYQFVDRDAGESKMSLREQWNYVRHIVRLVWSSPEDRRFYLFCFVGGLGMVVNLAVMSLMMYVFHLREVPSSVIASLVAMAHNFLWNDNMTWKGHAHPVKWRRALQIPMFMLISGVSLAITALFVKGFVWLHWSPLAGQLIGIIVATLWSYTANNRWTWKAPSDADRIELLPKIRVTHEDVKP is encoded by the coding sequence GTGCATTTAGGGATTGTGATTCCGACCTTCAATGAGCGCGAAAACGTGCAAACCATTACAGCGCGCATCGCGGATGCATTGCGCGGTCGGGATCTGACATACGAAATTTGGTTCATCGACGACAGCCGCGATGACACGCCGCAGGTGCTTGAGGCGCTGTCCGCGGCGCATCCGGAGGTCCACTATGTGCATCGCAAGGATGCGCGAGGGCTTGCTACCGCGGTGGTCGAGGGGTTTGCGCGGACTTCGGCGGAGTACCTGGTGGTCATGGATGCGGATTTGCAGCATCCACCGGAGCTGCTGCCGGTGATTGCGGAGCGGCTGGCAGAAGGGATCGACATCGTGATCCCAAGCCGATTTGTCCCGGGCGGGTCGGACGGCGGCCTGAACACTTTCCGGAAACTGGTTTCGTGGACAGCCAGGACCATGGGGCGTGTCGCGATTCGCAGGCTGCGGCACATCTCCGACTGTACGGGCGGGTATTTCGGGCTGCGGCGCAGTGTGCTGGCGGGCGCCGACCTGAGCCCGATTGGCTGGAAGATTCTGATGGAGATTCTCGTCAAGGGCCGGTATCAGACGGTGCACGAAGTGCCTTACCAATTCGTCGACCGAGACGCCGGCGAGTCGAAAATGAGCCTGCGTGAACAGTGGAATTACGTGCGGCATATTGTGCGCCTGGTCTGGAGCAGTCCGGAGGACCGGCGGTTTTACTTGTTCTGTTTTGTCGGGGGCTTGGGGATGGTCGTGAACCTGGCTGTGATGAGCCTGATGATGTACGTGTTCCACTTGCGCGAGGTGCCGTCCTCTGTGATTGCATCGCTGGTCGCGATGGCACACAACTTTCTGTGGAATGACAACATGACCTGGAAGGGTCACGCGCATCCCGTGAAGTGGCGGCGGGCGCTGCAAATTCCGATGTTCATGCTCATTTCAGGGGTCAGCCTGGCCATCACTGCGCTGTTCGTCAAAGGGTTTGTGTGGCTGCACTGGAGTCCGTTGGCGGGGCAGTTGATTGGTATCATCGTGGCGACTCTCTGGAGCTACACGGCGAACAACCGCTGGACCTGGAAGGCACCGAGCGATGCAGACCGCATCGAGTTGCTGCCGAAGATTCGCGTGACGCACGAAGATGTGAAGCCATAG